From a single Lolium rigidum isolate FL_2022 chromosome 7, APGP_CSIRO_Lrig_0.1, whole genome shotgun sequence genomic region:
- the LOC124671483 gene encoding protein RKD5-like, with amino-acid sequence MDAAAAAFSTLSALAVFASTVHHGAVRSVHGYRVVGKGGKGGWERWVEREFVFSPTWCREVPVPAAPPRILPAQWRGRPAYREGQMVGAWRCILAFDSVADVKPPPTPPPVLSPFRNPGLVCAASLYNDLQKVFQFQNFEKVPDLIQCDSEEKLTSSDAKEKTSDEVDESGSDSDEDPQSGEGLPAPAKRQRRANRKHIASITLVDIAQYFHLPIREASRTLKIGVSILKRKCRQYGIPRWPHRKIKSLDSLISDLEYVIDDTERDEVQQEKQKKKEEEKQDAIRALAKRKRLLETEKETIQQKPALDLMAETKLFREDVFKRRYRAKSVVTNQIFLSEA; translated from the exons atggacgccgccgccgccgccttctccaccCTCTCCGCGCTCGCCGTCTTCGCCAGCACGGTCCACCACG GTGCCGTGAGGAGCGTGCACGGGTACAGGGTCGTCGGGAAGGGAGGGAAAGGCGGGTGGGAGAGGTGGGTGGAGAGGGAGTTCGTCTTCTCCCCGACCTGGTGCCGCGAAGTCCCGGTCCCCGCCGCCCCGCCGCGGATACTCCCGGCGCAgtggcgcggccggccggcgTACCGCGAGGGGCAGATGGTGGGCGCCTGGCGCTGCATCCTGGCCTTCGATTCCGTCGCCGACGTGAAGCCGCCACCTACGCCGCCTCCGGTGCTCTCCCCATTCAG GAATCCGGGGTTGGTGTGTGCGGCTTCCCTGTACAACGACCTGCAGAAGGTGTTTCAGTTTCAGAATTTTGAAAAGGTCCCGGACCTCATTCAATGTGATTCTGAGGAGAAACTGACCAGTTCGGATGCAAAGGAGAAAACTTCTGACGAGGTTGATGAGTCAGGGTCTGATTCTGATGAGGATCCCCAATCTGGTGAAG GACTTCCAGCACCAGCTAAGAGGCAGCGGAGAGCCAACCGGAAGCACATAGCTAGCATTACTCTTGTTGACATAGCACAGTACTTCCATCTTCCAATCAGAGAAGCATCCAGGACTCTGAAGATCGGAGTCAGCATACTGAAGAGGAAATGCCGGCAATACGGGATACCCCGTTGGCCTCACCGGAAAATCAAGTCCCTTGATTCGCTGATCAGTGATCTTGAG TATGTGATTGACGACACAGAGAGAGATGAAGTGCAGCAGGAGaagcagaagaaaaaggaggaagaGAAGCAGGACGCGATCCGAGCTCTCGCTAAGCGGAAGAGGTTGCTGGAGACCGAGAAGGAGACCATCCAGCAGAAGCCTGCCCTGGACCTGATGGCTGAAACCAAACTCTTCAGGGAGGACGTTTTCAAGAGGAGATACAGAGCCAAGAGTGTCGTGACAAATCAGATCTTTCTTTCCGAGGCTTGA